CGGAGACGCTGGGCACCTCGAAGACGGCTCAACAAAAAATCATCACGGGAACGAGGCGCGTTGCGCTGTGAAGTTTGCAAGGTTCGTGAGGCCCCGTGTGCAAGCGTTGCCGCAACACATCTCGACCAGCTGATGCCTTCGCAAAATAGAGCCTGAAAAACTAGCTGAACGACGTCGTCGTCACGAAAGCGTCCCGAATGTCGTGGACGTGATGGCAAGTGCAGTCGATGTGGGTCGTGCGGTGAAGCGCATCAGTGGGCTTAGCCTTGGAAGGTCACGCATTGGCCGTTGTGGGTCTTCGGCTTGACGAGAGGGCTCGTGACACGCGAGAGCCGCCCACCGGAGGCCCTGACGCCAGGCTCTCGTCCACGGTTCGGAGTCCGCAGTGGAAGGCGCGGTTTCTCTCGCATCAACCGATCATGCGAGGGTTGCGGCGCGGGGCTCGTTTTCTGGCGCGGCGTCGTCGGTGGTGTCCGCATGCTCGTACGGCGAGAGGCCTCGATGCAGGCCCGCACATAGGCTCCACATGCCCCCGCTGAGTGTGCCCTAGCGCCATCATGAGGGCTTCGACGATCCTTGGACGAAGGACCCTGGTTGGCGAGGGCGCTCGCGGGTAGCACTGAACTTTAATCAGCTCGCCGAGTGCATCGGCTTCGGCATCGCTCAACAGCACCCTGGTCCTCGGAGTACCTCGCCTCGGATGGATCATGTTGCTTCTTTCTGCTCGACGTCCGCCAGTATCACTGGAGGGGCAAGGAGCCCCTTCACGAGCGGTACATCTGGTAGACGTCGGCGTCGCCGTCGGCGGCTCAGGTTTCGACGGCAGCTACGTGCAAGGCCCGTCGCGGAGGTACAAACAAAAAAAGCCAGCCCCTTTGGGGACTGGCTTTGGTTGAGGCCTTGGCCGTGAGCTTACTTCGTGGGCTTCTCGACGGGGTACGGCCAGGCGTTGCAGAACTCGTTCAAGTTCTGCTCCCAGCAGGTCCCCAGGCACGAGGTGAAGAGCTTGTCGTTCTCCATGATGCACGCCTCGTTGCCTGGGCCCTTGCCACATGCCTCGGACCTGTCCGAAGCGGCGGCCTCACAGGCATTCGAGCAGGCGTTGATGGCATCCTCGCGCTTCTGACACTCCGGAGGAAGGGGCTCATCGGGCGACGCGTCCTCGCCGTCGTGGCAAACGTAAAGGTCGACGCAGCCATCCCCGTCGCGGTCAGTCCACTCGGGGTTCGCGCACCCCATGCCCAGGTTCTTGTCCATCGGCTTGCATTCCTTGGAGTCCTTGGCCGGGGGCACAGGGTCCTTCGGGGCGTCGGGATCGGAGGACGAGTCCGTGGGCTCGTCGTGGCAAACGTACAGGTCGAGGCAGCCATCGCCGTCGCGGTCGGTCCACTCGGGGTTCGCGCACCCCTTGCCCAGGTCATCTTCGAAAGCCTTGCAGCCTTCGGGTGTCTTCGGCGGCGACTTTTTGAGGCTTCCTTCTGCCAGCTCGGTTACGTCCTCCACAGGGGCGCCGCAGGCCCCGATCACGCAAAGTGGAACCATCATCAGACCCGCAAACAGCACTCGTTTCAACATCTCTCCACTCTCCTCGTGTAGGTCCGCTCAATCCTCGTTTCGCCCACCTGGACGAACGAAGCAACGGACTGGTAACGCGGGGACGCAGGACCCTGGACGTACGGCTCAGGAAACTGCAGAAAAAGAGACGAAACGGCGGTGCGCGGGGATCGGCATCTTCGCGGCGAAGTTTTTCCGTGATCGAAGTTACACAAAGTCTCTCCTGGGCTCCGCCTACCACCCTTATTGGCAATTTCGTTTCAAATGTGACGATTTCCGCACCAGGCGTGCCTGGGGCTGCCCGGGGCGCTGGCTGTGTGTCAAAGCAGCGGGCCGATCCCCCTGGCCATTCGGGGTCCCCGGCCCCGATTCGATGATGCGTGTCGCATGAACACATCCCGACCCCTCGACCTGCCAAGCTCACGCTTACCTGCCGGCAAAGAGCCTCTGGTCAGCTGCCTCATGGTGACCCGCAACCGGGTGAAGCTCGCGCAACGGGCGGTTCAGTGCTTCATGGACCAGACCTGGTCGCACAAGCAGCTCGTCATCGTGGATGACGGGGAAGAGAGCTACGCGCCCCTCGTAGGCGCCTGTCGTGCGCGCGGCTTCGACGTACTCTACCATCGCGTGGCTACAGAGCCGCGCCTTACGCTGGGCGCCCTGCGGAACGTGGCCATCGAGCAGAGCGACGGGGCCTTTTTGGCACAGTGGGATGACGACGAATGGTACGCTCCCGAGCGCCTCACGATGCAGCTCCAGGCGCTCATCAACGAAGGGACACGGGCTTGCGTGCTCAAGTGGACCTTGATGCATCTCGACACCCCGGCCTTCACCCACCATCCGTACCGGGCGGATGTGGGGCGTGGCACGCCCGGCACCATCGTGCATCAACGCTCGGAGATTCGTTACCCGGCGCTTCGGATCGCCGAAGACAGCGTATTCCTGGATGCCCACCGGCCTTTGGGTGTCTCGATCTTGGGGCGTGAGGCGAGTCACCTCTTCATTCGGTGCTTCCATGGCAGCAACACGTGGGACGCCAACCACTTCCTGCGCCGGTTGAGGCGCACCCCACGGGACATGATTCACTTCGGTCTGGCGCGCCTGCGCGGCGACATCCTGCGGCACCCAGCTTTCGCGCTGGAGGCGCGCGAAGCGTCCGCCGTGAGCCGGTTTCGGGAGGACAGCGCAGCGGTCGGTTTGCTGCGGAGCGGGGCGTGAGCCCGCTGGCGCGGCGGGTGACCTTGCTCGCCCTCGGCCAAAGCGCCGGTAAGCTCGCTCAGGTCGTCGTGGCCTTGGTGCTGGTGCGGGTCCTGTCGCCGGAGGCGTGGGCCACATCGGCGCTGCTGCTCTCGGTTTATGCCGCCGCCACGGCCTTGGGTACGCTCAGCTTGCCTCAGTCTCTGATCTTTTTTCTTCCTGGTCTGGCGCCGCCCGAGAAGTCTCGTTTGGTTCGGCAAACGCTGGTGCTGCTCGCGGGCGCAGGCGTGCTGACCGGACTGCTTGTGGGCTTGGCTCTGCCCTGGGTGCTCGAGGGAGCGTTTGGTCACCTGCCCGCGTTCGCGCTGCTCGGGCTGGCGTGCGCCCTCGAGATTCCGTCGCTCGTCGCGGCTCCGCTGCTGGTCGCCGACGATCGGGCCTCCACCGCGGGCCTCTTCGATGGCGCGATGGCGGTGGTGCAGGTGCTCGCGATTGCGGTGGCTGCGCTCGCGGGTTTCGGTCCCGTAGGCATCGCTATGGCGCTCTGCGCTTACGCGAGCGTGCGGCTCGTCCTGGTGATCCGTCTCGCGCGCGCGGTGGCACCTGCGGCTCCCGCACCGGCGTCGTGGGCCCGCGCGAAGGCCTACGTCGTGCATGCCTTGCCGCTGATGGTGGCGCTGGGCGTGTCGGTGCTCACAAAGCACGTCGACAAGTGGATCGTGGCGGCGGTCGCGCCTCAGTCGTTCGGGGTGTACGCCGTGGCGGCCCAAGAGCTACCGTTCGTGGCCGTTCTTCCTTATGCTCTCAGCGCAACGTTGGGTGCGCAGATGTCCTTAGCCTTCAAGCACGGACGCATTCAGCAGGCGCGCGACCTGTGGCTCATGCAGACGCGATCGATGGCAAAGATCGTGGTGCCGCTCACCATCGTACTGGTTCTCTGCGCCCCGCAGCTGGTGCCGCTCTTGTTCACCGACGCCTACACAGCCGCCGTGCTTCCCTTCCAGCTCTTCGGGCTCATCACCCTGCACAGGGTGGCGGAGTACGGGCTGGTGCTGCGGGCCCAGGGACGTCCCCAGGCGCTCTTTGCCGCCAGCGTCTGCCTTCTGGCGCTCACCACGTTGCTGGGGGTACCGCTGGCCTGGATCTTCGGGGCCACGGGTGCGGCCGCCGCGGCGCTGCTCAGCCAGCTCGGTGCGTGGCTCTTCATTTTGCGCCCCTTGGCGCGGGGCTTCGAGATGCGGTTTTGGGACGTATTTCCGTTCCGCCACTATCTCGTCTGGCTCGCTCGCGCTGTGGCGTCGGCGCTTCCGGCCGCGCTCATCGCCGATCTCTGGTTCGCCGAGCATGGTCGAGGCTTGAGGCTGGCGCTCAAGGTGGCGGTGTTCCTGGCGGGTATGGGCCTCCTGTGCGTGCGCTCCTTGCCGCTTCGTCGCGTAAGCGCGGCATCGCCACCCTGATCGCCGCCACGGGCGGCGCGCGCCTTTGCGTTGGCCTTCACCCTCGGCTCCTGTGCTAGATCGGCCGTGTGCCCACTTTCGGTTGCCGTGAATGCCAGCGCGAGTTCGACGTCCCTGAGGCCACCTTGGCAAAGTTCCCTGGGTGGCAGCCGAAGGTCTGTCTTGCCTGCAAGAAGAAGGCGTCACCGGCCAAACCTCAGGGCGCGCGACCCGGGGCTGCGCCGGCGCGGCGGGCACACCGCGGCGCCAGTGCGCGTGAAGAGAACCTGACCACGGCGCAGGTGCTGGCCACGTACACCGCAGGGCCAACCGAAGGCGTGTTCACCGACGGCGCCGCCGACCCGAATCCGGGCCCCGGAGGCTGGGGAGCCGTGTACGTGTCCGGCAACGCGGTGGTGGCTGAGCGCTGGGGCCACGAGGCTCACACCACGAACAACCGGATGGAGCTGGCAGCGCTCATTGCCGGATGCCAGCTGGTGCCGCCCGGCACGCCTGCCGTCATCTACACAGATAGCGAGCTGTGCGTGAAGACCATCAACGAGTGGGCAGCCGCGTGGAAGGCCCGCGGGTGGAAGCGAAAGACGGGGCCCATCAAAAACCTCGAGCTCGTTCAAGAGCTCTACGAGCTCATGCAAGGCCGCAAGGAGCTGTCGTTGCGCTGGATAGCGGCCCACGCGGGCAATCGATGGAACGAATACGCCGACGCGCTTGCCACCGCCTACCGGCGCGCCACCCGGTGACCGGGGTTATGGGGCGATGTCCTGACGCCCCCGCCTGGTGTGAGCCGTCCGGTGGCTCCCCGTGAGCCATCATGGCGCAACCGAACGGCCCTTGACGAGACTCGTCAAGCTCGTCTGCTCGATTTGTGCTCAATCTGTGCCCCGGTAAGCCGATGAAGCCGAGCGATGTCGAGTCGTCGTGGACGCGTCGCGGTCGCCGCCGTGCTCCTGGGCCTGGGGGCGTCCTCGTGCGGTGAGGCCACGCCTGCTCCCGAGGTCCTGGCGCAAGAGGCCGTCGTTCCGCTCACAGGGCTTGCGCCCGCCGAAAGCGCCAGCTTCTCGCAAGGCCGCAGCGAGTTCATGGAAGCGGAGACCGCGGCGCAAGGGCTGGGGCCGTTGTTCAACGGCAGCTCGTGTGCCGGTTGCCACAATAGCCAAGGCGTAGGCGGGCCCGGTGTGCTCACTGTGGCCCGGGCGGCGTGCCGCGCGCCGGATGGCGGGATGGTCGAACCTCCCGGAGGAAGCTTGGTGTTCCTCTTCACCACGCGCCCTGATGTGGCCAATGCCAGCTTGCCCGCCCATTGCACGACCCTCGCGCGCCGCCGCACCACGAGCGTGTTGGGACTGGGGCTCATCGAGTCCATTCCCGACGAAGCGATCCTTGCGGCCTCGGTGGAACCCAAACCTCCAGGCGTCGGGGGACGCGTGGCCATGGTCGTCGATCCGATCACGGGGGCCCTGCGCGTGGGGCGGTTGGGGTGGAAAGCCCAACATGCGTCGTTGGATTCGTTTGCCGCAGACGCTTACCGCAACGAGATGGGCGTCACGAACGAGGTCTTCCCCACCGAGAACGCCCCAGGGGGTCGCATGGACCTTCTCGCTGCCATGGATCCCACCCCCGATCCCGAGGCGCGGGTGGGCGTGGTGGGCCTGCTTGCCGACTTCATGCGCTTTTCCTCGCCCCCTGGCTCGTCAAGCCCAAATGCCGACACGGCCGCCGGGGAGGCGCTCTTTCGCAAGGTGGGCTGCGACTCCTGCCACCGCCCCGCGTACCAGACCCAAGCGGTGATGGTGCGAGGTGTGCCCAGTGCCGCCCTATCGAACCGCGACGTGTTTCTGTACTCGGATCTTCTGCTTCACGACGTGGGCACCGGGGACCAAATCGCTCAAGGCGCCGCTGCGGGAGCGGAGTTCAAGACGCCCGCTCTTTGGGGCATGGCCCGCAACGTGGGGCTCATGCACGATGGCCGCGCCGCCACCGTGCGCGAGGCCATCGAGGCGCACGGTAAAGAGGCCACCCAGGTGGTGAGTGCCTTCATGGCTTTGACCGAAGCGGAGCGAATCCAGCTTGTGTCGTTCGTAGAGGGTCTTTAGGCCCACCAGGAGAGTGACCGTGAACCGGAGGTGTTTAGTGTCGGGTAGAGGACTTATGGGTGTTGTCGTGGGTGCGGTGTTGAGCCTGGGTGTTCCCCCACAGCAGGCGCAGGCCCAAGAGGTCACGACGTCGTTGTCGGCATTCTCCGACGTGACCTATGGTGTGCTTCGAGGCGGCGTGCGAAACGCGTCGCAGGCCGCGAACCAGGAGGCATTCGGAGTCGACCCCTTTCCGAAGAACAGCAACCAGGGCTTTGGGTTGGTGGGCACCGATTTCGTCCTGATGTCCGAGCTGGACGATCACTTCGTTTACCTGGCCGAAGTGAATCTTCAGGTGATGCGGGGGAAGCAGAACGAGTTCGAGTTCGACGTCGAACGCATGTACCTCGAGTACCGAATACGACCTCAGTTGAACATCCAGGCCGGGCTCTTCTTCACGCCCGTTGGGTACTTCAATCGTAACCTCTACGCGCGGTCCTGGATGATGATCTCGGCGCAAGTTCCCGAGCTCTTCGAGGAGGAAAACGGCTTCGTTCCCACGCACACCACGGGGGTGCAGGCGCGAGGCATCTTCGATCTGGGGGGAGATCACCGCCTGAGTTACGCCTTGTCCCTGGGCAACGGCCGCAGCCGCGATCCCGTATCGAACGTGTATGCCCGGGACGATGACGGCTGGCGCTCGAGCACGGCGATGTTGGAGTGGCTGATCCCTGCGTTTCGCTCTGCCACGTTGGGTGTCTCGGGTTGGTACGACCGCATCTCCACCTTCTACCTGCCGACCACGGGCAGCGGGATCTCGACACTCGCGCCCGGGACGCAGGGACTTCGCCTGTCGGAGCTCGGTTTGAGCACGCACGTGGTGGTGTTCTCTCGCTGGGTCAACTTCATCGGTGAATACCTCTGGCAGAAGCACAGCGATCGCGATCAGGTTTTGCCCGCAACCGAACAGAACGACGCCTTGCAGGGCGCGTTTGTGGAGCTGTCGGCGAACGTGCTGTCCACGGGCGCCCTCAAGCCCTATGTCCGCTTCGACTACGTTCGCCTTCCGGCACGGGGCGGGGGAGCCTACCTATCGCTCCGGGGCGAAGACACCGAGCTGGTCCGCGCCTTCGTCGCGTCGACCAAGATGATCATCGCAGGCGCCTCGTATGACTTCGCACCCCGGGTGCGACTGAAGCTCGAGTACTCCCAGGCTTTGGATGGCGCTCGTCAAAGACACGGGCTTTTGTTTCAAACCGCCTTCGCTTTCTGAGGTGAA
Above is a genomic segment from Myxococcales bacterium containing:
- a CDS encoding glycosyltransferase translates to MNTSRPLDLPSSRLPAGKEPLVSCLMVTRNRVKLAQRAVQCFMDQTWSHKQLVIVDDGEESYAPLVGACRARGFDVLYHRVATEPRLTLGALRNVAIEQSDGAFLAQWDDDEWYAPERLTMQLQALINEGTRACVLKWTLMHLDTPAFTHHPYRADVGRGTPGTIVHQRSEIRYPALRIAEDSVFLDAHRPLGVSILGREASHLFIRCFHGSNTWDANHFLRRLRRTPRDMIHFGLARLRGDILRHPAFALEAREASAVSRFREDSAAVGLLRSGA
- a CDS encoding oligosaccharide flippase family protein — its product is MSPLARRVTLLALGQSAGKLAQVVVALVLVRVLSPEAWATSALLLSVYAAATALGTLSLPQSLIFFLPGLAPPEKSRLVRQTLVLLAGAGVLTGLLVGLALPWVLEGAFGHLPAFALLGLACALEIPSLVAAPLLVADDRASTAGLFDGAMAVVQVLAIAVAALAGFGPVGIAMALCAYASVRLVLVIRLARAVAPAAPAPASWARAKAYVVHALPLMVALGVSVLTKHVDKWIVAAVAPQSFGVYAVAAQELPFVAVLPYALSATLGAQMSLAFKHGRIQQARDLWLMQTRSMAKIVVPLTIVLVLCAPQLVPLLFTDAYTAAVLPFQLFGLITLHRVAEYGLVLRAQGRPQALFAASVCLLALTTLLGVPLAWIFGATGAAAAALLSQLGAWLFILRPLARGFEMRFWDVFPFRHYLVWLARAVASALPAALIADLWFAEHGRGLRLALKVAVFLAGMGLLCVRSLPLRRVSAASPP
- a CDS encoding ribonuclease HI, with the translated sequence MAKFPGWQPKVCLACKKKASPAKPQGARPGAAPARRAHRGASAREENLTTAQVLATYTAGPTEGVFTDGAADPNPGPGGWGAVYVSGNAVVAERWGHEAHTTNNRMELAALIAGCQLVPPGTPAVIYTDSELCVKTINEWAAAWKARGWKRKTGPIKNLELVQELYELMQGRKELSLRWIAAHAGNRWNEYADALATAYRRATR